A genomic region of Micromonospora sp. NBC_01796 contains the following coding sequences:
- a CDS encoding glycoside hydrolase family 3 C-terminal domain-containing protein has protein sequence MRQPTMREALPVCAPPGAGEPTGPVILPDPADLPSPSVPESPAGLRIPADLAGPAARTDAGQGFRDPDRPLPDRVADLLGRLTRDEKIGLLHQYQAPIPRLGIDTFRTGTEALHGLAWLGPATVFPQALGLASSWHPELLRAVGDAVGDEVRARHRQDPARIGLNVWAPVVNPLRDPRWGRNEEGYAEDPWLTGLLGTAYATGLRGDHPDYLKTAPTLKHFLGYNNETDRCLSSSNLPPRVLHEYELPSYRAPLAADAAVAVMASYNLVNGRPAHLSPLLHGELRASAPGEIMVVGDAGAVTNLAGAQGYLPDHPSGYAAALRAGVDNVTEDDTDGAPSRWRFTEALRRGLLVESDLDDAVRRLLTIRFRLGEFDPPARNPYTRIGAEVVDCAAHRRLARQAAEQSFVLLRNNGVLPLDPSRTNRVAVLGPLAGTLHVDWYSGTLPYAVTALDGLTERIGAGVTYHPGVDRIALRVAGPDAGYVHAGTEADGAPLRVRPDPAPASWFEVYDWGRDLVALRAVANGQHVGGDRTGVLVNDRPGPGGWLVRETFRLVERGDGTTLLWHMAGERFVTVGPDGVLRAETPDAAGATAFTVETVEDGAATAAAIAGDAQVAVVVLGNHPMVNGRETEDRVDLALPAAQEALLRAVHAANPRTVLVLTSGYPYAVNWADAHLPAVLWSAHGGQEYGHALAAVLCGDTDPGGRLTQTWYRAATELPDLFDYDVITSDATYLYYRGDPLYPFGHGLSYTTFGYADLRCDTDEVEPDGTVEVSVEVTNTGARPGVEVVQLYTRQRQSRVKQPLRQLRGFARVTLTPGESTTVRLPLRAADLAHWDVTGDRYVVEQAPHTVWIGRSSGDLLASTTLAVRGERIGPRDPLRARLRAAAHDEYAGIVAVPDGRLGDAVQATEAGAWVRFAEVDFGTGVTGVTARIASPPPHLPETTPHPAGLTLRLDDPVDGPVVGTIPVPAMGLRDPAARQPRDWAEVTGRWQRTQASGVRDLYLLFDAPGVTVSWLNFVSATIGQRSVADAGGV, from the coding sequence ATGCGCCAGCCCACCATGCGCGAGGCCCTACCCGTGTGCGCACCCCCCGGCGCAGGCGAACCCACCGGACCGGTCATCCTGCCGGATCCCGCCGACCTGCCCAGCCCGTCGGTCCCGGAAAGCCCGGCCGGGCTGCGGATACCCGCCGACCTGGCCGGTCCCGCCGCCCGGACCGACGCCGGCCAGGGCTTCCGCGACCCCGACCGGCCGCTCCCGGACCGGGTCGCCGACCTGCTCGGACGGCTCACCCGGGACGAGAAGATCGGGCTCCTGCACCAGTACCAGGCGCCGATCCCCCGGCTCGGCATCGACACCTTCCGCACCGGCACCGAAGCCCTGCACGGGCTGGCCTGGCTCGGCCCGGCCACCGTCTTCCCCCAGGCCCTCGGGCTGGCCAGCAGCTGGCACCCGGAGCTGCTGCGCGCGGTCGGGGACGCGGTCGGCGACGAGGTACGCGCCCGGCACCGGCAGGACCCGGCCCGGATCGGGCTCAACGTCTGGGCACCGGTGGTGAACCCGCTGCGGGACCCCCGGTGGGGGCGCAACGAGGAGGGTTACGCCGAGGATCCCTGGTTGACCGGCCTGCTCGGCACCGCGTACGCGACCGGACTGCGCGGGGACCACCCGGACTATCTCAAGACCGCACCGACCCTGAAACACTTCCTCGGCTACAACAACGAAACCGACCGCTGCCTCAGTTCCAGCAACCTCCCGCCGAGGGTGCTGCACGAGTACGAGCTGCCCTCGTACCGGGCCCCGCTCGCGGCCGACGCGGCGGTGGCCGTGATGGCGTCGTACAACCTGGTCAACGGGCGGCCGGCGCATCTGAGTCCACTGCTGCACGGGGAACTGCGGGCCAGCGCGCCCGGCGAGATCATGGTGGTCGGCGACGCGGGCGCGGTCACCAACCTGGCCGGCGCCCAGGGCTACCTGCCGGACCACCCGAGCGGTTACGCCGCCGCGCTGCGGGCCGGGGTCGACAACGTCACCGAGGACGACACCGACGGGGCCCCGTCCCGGTGGCGGTTCACCGAGGCGCTGCGCCGGGGCCTGCTGGTGGAGTCCGACCTGGACGACGCGGTACGGCGGCTGCTCACCATCCGGTTCCGGCTGGGCGAGTTCGACCCGCCCGCGCGCAACCCGTACACCCGGATCGGGGCGGAGGTGGTCGACTGCGCCGCGCACCGGCGGCTGGCCCGGCAGGCCGCCGAGCAGTCGTTCGTCCTGCTGCGCAACAACGGGGTGCTCCCCCTCGACCCGAGCCGGACCAACCGGGTCGCGGTGCTCGGTCCGCTCGCCGGGACCCTGCACGTCGACTGGTACAGCGGCACCCTGCCGTACGCGGTGACCGCGCTCGACGGGCTGACCGAACGGATCGGTGCCGGGGTGACGTACCACCCCGGGGTCGACCGGATCGCCCTGCGGGTGGCCGGCCCGGACGCCGGTTACGTGCACGCCGGCACCGAAGCCGACGGCGCACCCCTGCGGGTACGCCCCGACCCCGCACCCGCGAGCTGGTTCGAGGTGTACGACTGGGGCCGGGACCTGGTCGCACTCCGGGCGGTCGCCAACGGTCAACACGTCGGGGGCGACCGGACCGGTGTCCTGGTCAACGACCGGCCCGGCCCCGGCGGCTGGCTGGTACGGGAGACGTTCCGGCTGGTCGAGCGGGGCGACGGGACCACCCTGCTCTGGCACATGGCCGGCGAACGGTTCGTCACCGTCGGCCCGGACGGGGTGCTGCGCGCCGAGACCCCCGACGCCGCCGGGGCGACCGCCTTCACCGTCGAGACGGTCGAGGACGGTGCCGCCACGGCGGCGGCGATCGCGGGGGACGCGCAGGTGGCGGTGGTGGTGCTCGGCAACCACCCGATGGTCAACGGGCGGGAGACCGAGGACCGGGTCGACCTGGCCCTGCCCGCCGCCCAGGAGGCACTGCTGCGCGCCGTACACGCGGCGAACCCGCGTACGGTGCTCGTGCTGACCAGCGGGTACCCGTACGCGGTGAACTGGGCCGACGCGCACCTGCCGGCCGTACTGTGGTCGGCCCACGGCGGCCAGGAGTACGGGCACGCGCTGGCCGCCGTACTCTGCGGCGACACCGACCCCGGCGGACGGCTGACCCAGACCTGGTACCGCGCCGCGACCGAACTGCCCGACCTGTTCGACTACGACGTGATCACCAGCGACGCGACCTACCTGTACTACCGGGGCGACCCGCTCTACCCGTTCGGGCACGGGCTGAGTTACACCACGTTCGGCTACGCCGACCTGCGGTGCGACACCGACGAGGTGGAGCCGGACGGCACCGTCGAGGTCAGCGTCGAGGTGACCAACACCGGTGCGCGGCCCGGCGTCGAGGTGGTGCAGCTCTACACCCGGCAGCGGCAGTCGCGGGTGAAGCAGCCGCTGCGCCAGTTGCGCGGCTTCGCCCGGGTCACCCTCACCCCCGGCGAGAGCACCACCGTACGTCTCCCGCTGCGCGCCGCCGACCTGGCGCACTGGGACGTGACCGGGGACCGGTACGTGGTCGAGCAGGCCCCGCACACCGTCTGGATCGGACGGTCCAGCGGGGATCTCCTGGCCAGCACCACGCTGGCCGTACGCGGTGAGCGGATCGGTCCCCGCGATCCCCTCCGTGCCCGGCTGCGCGCCGCCGCCCACGACGAGTACGCCGGGATCGTGGCGGTGCCCGACGGCAGGCTCGGCGACGCGGTGCAGGCCACCGAGGCGGGCGCCTGGGTCCGGTTCGCCGAGGTCGACTTCGGCACCGGTGTGACCGGTGTGACCGCCCGGATCGCCAGCCCGCCCCCGCACCTGCCCGAGACGACCCCGCACCCGGCCGGGCTCACCCTCCGGTTGGACGACCCGGTCGACGGGCCGGTGGTGGGGACGATCCCGGTCCCGGCGATGGGCCTGCGCGACCCGGCCGCGCGCCAACCACGCGACTGGGCCGAGGTCACCGGTCGCTGGCAGCGGACGCAGGCGTCCGGAGTACGGGACCTGTACCTGCTGTTCGACGCCCCAGGCGTTACCGTGAGCTGGTTGAACTTCGTCAGCGCGACGATCGGTCAACGGTCCGTGGCTGATGCTGGAGGCGTTTAG
- a CDS encoding ROK family transcriptional regulator: MQTGAEPADLADVRATNLAVVLRYVRAHAPCSRADIAASTGLNKATVSSLVADLIDRRLLRETGLTENRIGRPATMLVLDGEPYAAIGIEVGADQLTVVAVDLGGTELLTWRRAFAGSGGIGTRAVSSIATLAGRAINRLAGQGRTILGLTVGVPGLIDAAGTVRIAPSLGWRDLTLGADLRRALREPAFDVVVDNDANLAALAEHRHGPYAGTANLVHLTASAGIGAGVVADGRLLRGGRGFAGEIGHLCLDPTGPVCPCGRRGCLEALAGIPALIRRALPDTTPDGPVADYAPEVERVRSRARQGDRLALDTLTEAGRHLGHGIAVLGNLVNPEVVLLGGYFVTLAPWLLPAAETELAARTVAPDAGGTRLAASALGPGAAAVGGAARALAMVDAGRLPTAPPL, translated from the coding sequence ATGCAGACCGGTGCCGAGCCGGCCGACCTCGCCGACGTACGGGCCACCAACCTCGCCGTCGTGCTGCGTTACGTACGCGCGCACGCACCCTGCTCGCGGGCGGACATCGCCGCCTCGACCGGGCTCAACAAGGCGACCGTGTCCAGCCTGGTCGCCGACCTGATCGACCGGCGGCTGCTGCGCGAGACCGGGCTCACCGAGAACCGGATCGGCCGCCCCGCCACCATGCTGGTCCTCGACGGCGAGCCGTACGCGGCGATCGGGATCGAGGTCGGCGCCGACCAGCTCACCGTGGTCGCGGTCGACCTCGGCGGGACCGAACTGCTCACCTGGCGCCGGGCCTTCGCCGGCTCGGGCGGCATCGGTACCCGGGCGGTCAGCTCGATCGCCACCCTGGCCGGGCGGGCGATCAACCGGCTCGCCGGCCAGGGGCGCACCATCCTCGGGCTCACGGTCGGCGTACCCGGACTGATCGACGCCGCGGGCACGGTCAGGATCGCGCCGAGCCTGGGCTGGCGGGACCTGACCCTCGGCGCCGACCTGCGCCGGGCGCTGCGGGAGCCGGCCTTCGACGTGGTGGTCGACAACGACGCCAACCTGGCCGCGCTGGCCGAGCACCGGCACGGCCCGTACGCCGGCACCGCCAACCTGGTCCACCTCACCGCGAGCGCCGGCATCGGCGCCGGGGTGGTGGCCGACGGCCGGCTGCTGCGCGGCGGGCGGGGCTTCGCCGGGGAGATCGGCCACCTCTGCCTCGACCCGACCGGTCCGGTCTGCCCCTGCGGCCGGCGCGGCTGCCTGGAGGCCCTGGCCGGCATCCCGGCGCTGATCCGGCGGGCGCTGCCGGACACCACGCCGGACGGTCCGGTCGCCGACTACGCCCCCGAGGTGGAACGGGTCCGCAGCCGCGCCCGGCAGGGCGACCGGTTGGCACTGGACACGCTCACCGAGGCCGGGCGGCACCTCGGACACGGGATCGCCGTGCTCGGGAACCTGGTCAACCCCGAGGTGGTGCTGCTCGGCGGCTACTTCGTCACGCTCGCACCGTGGCTGTTGCCGGCCGCCGAGACCGAGCTTGCCGCCCGTACGGTGGCACCGGACGCCGGGGGAACCAGGCTGGCCGCCTCCGCCCTCGGACCGGGTGCGGCGGCGGTCGGCGGCGCGGCCCGCGCCCTCGCCATGGTCGATGCCGGCCGGCTGCCCACCGCCCCGCCGCTCTGA
- a CDS encoding extracellular solute-binding protein, translated as MDPTHPSGATDRRRFLALFGLGTAALASGGLLAGCSKEAGSRGSATQADAVKGVLPNYRAVDLIKPDIPGQGPIPQGFLTYPRELVVSVPDKPGAGGPEIRTMSPWWGPTPPALGRNSYLDAVNAQLGVTVNPSLQDGNTYSDKLSAVLGARDVPDLLVGPNWEIDKISRFSDAVKALFEDLTDYLKGDAVHAYPNLAALSTGAWEYAAWGGRLYSVPFPTDGPFAFAMFHRKDLTDAAGVGAPTTTDELYRFGKEMTRADRGVWAFGSVFSMVQQYFGCPGVQNGWRRKPDGGLVHKYELPEYRAALEFTARLFTEGLVHPDTVATKGADEKQLFNGGKILMYQDGLGAWQGMQGEQVKVTPTFNMQPIPVFGAGATKPVIWGSEKPIFFTFVKKGLGKARTEEILRVLNWGAAPFGSREYELREYGVEGRHFTRAADGSPIPTELGRKEKASQYDYLGGRVPVKVRSGDTPNYVQDYLGYHRATITHLEPDLFAGIKLELPANYSKVLVPSEDKINDILRGRRPIGDLDQVASEFRSGGGDEGRAFLEKALADNGR; from the coding sequence GTGGATCCAACGCATCCGAGCGGGGCCACCGACCGCCGCCGATTCCTCGCCCTGTTCGGCCTCGGCACCGCCGCACTGGCCAGTGGTGGCCTGCTGGCCGGTTGCAGCAAGGAGGCCGGCAGCCGGGGCAGCGCCACCCAGGCCGACGCGGTCAAGGGCGTACTGCCGAACTACAGGGCGGTCGACCTGATCAAACCGGACATCCCCGGCCAGGGGCCGATCCCGCAGGGCTTCCTCACCTACCCCCGTGAGCTGGTGGTCTCGGTGCCGGACAAGCCCGGTGCCGGGGGGCCGGAGATCAGGACGATGTCGCCGTGGTGGGGGCCGACCCCGCCCGCCCTCGGGCGAAACTCCTATCTGGACGCGGTCAACGCCCAGCTCGGCGTCACGGTCAACCCGAGCCTGCAGGACGGGAACACCTACTCCGACAAGCTCAGCGCGGTGCTCGGCGCGCGGGACGTACCGGACCTGCTGGTCGGTCCGAACTGGGAAATCGACAAGATCTCCCGGTTCTCGGACGCGGTGAAGGCACTGTTCGAGGATCTGACCGACTACCTCAAGGGCGACGCGGTGCACGCGTACCCGAATCTGGCCGCCCTCTCCACCGGCGCCTGGGAGTACGCGGCCTGGGGCGGACGGCTCTACTCCGTACCGTTCCCGACCGACGGCCCGTTCGCGTTCGCGATGTTCCACCGCAAGGACCTCACCGACGCGGCCGGTGTCGGCGCGCCGACCACCACCGACGAGCTGTACCGGTTCGGCAAGGAGATGACCAGGGCGGACCGGGGCGTCTGGGCGTTCGGCAGCGTCTTCTCCATGGTGCAGCAGTACTTCGGCTGCCCCGGCGTGCAGAACGGCTGGCGGCGCAAGCCCGACGGTGGCCTGGTCCACAAGTACGAGCTGCCCGAGTACCGGGCCGCGCTGGAGTTCACCGCCCGCCTCTTCACCGAGGGGCTGGTGCACCCGGACACGGTGGCCACCAAGGGCGCCGACGAGAAGCAGCTCTTCAACGGGGGCAAGATCCTGATGTACCAGGACGGTCTGGGAGCCTGGCAGGGGATGCAGGGCGAGCAGGTCAAGGTGACCCCGACCTTCAACATGCAGCCGATACCGGTGTTCGGCGCGGGCGCCACCAAGCCGGTGATCTGGGGCAGCGAGAAGCCGATCTTCTTCACCTTCGTCAAGAAGGGGCTCGGCAAGGCGCGTACCGAGGAGATCCTGCGGGTGCTCAACTGGGGCGCCGCCCCGTTCGGCAGCCGCGAGTACGAGCTGCGCGAGTACGGCGTGGAGGGCAGGCACTTCACCCGAGCCGCCGACGGCAGCCCGATCCCCACCGAGTTGGGGCGCAAGGAGAAGGCCTCCCAGTACGACTACCTCGGTGGCCGGGTGCCGGTGAAGGTACGCAGCGGCGACACCCCGAACTACGTACAGGACTACCTCGGTTACCACCGGGCGACGATCACCCATCTGGAACCGGACCTGTTCGCCGGGATCAAGCTCGAACTGCCGGCGAACTACTCCAAGGTGCTGGTACCCAGCGAAGACAAGATCAACGACATCCTCCGTGGGCGGCGGCCGATCGGCGACCTCGACCAGGTGGCCAGTGAGTTCCGGTCCGGTGGCGGGGACGAGGGGCGGGCCTTCCTGGAAAAGGCCCTGGCCGACAACGGCAGATGA
- a CDS encoding ABC transporter permease: MTTDEKAADRGAVGRRAAARRGGGRPVAGRRGAGRGRRPGRRTLADRLRRDWPLLVMAAPAAVLLLVFHYLPTLGNVIAFQDYNPFLGDDPLDAFIHSEWIGFGNFETLFRDPAFWDAVRNTLTITAFQLVFFFPLPILLAILLNSVVSGRVRGFVQSVVYLPHFFSWVLVVTFFVQMLGGAGLLAQELRQAGFEPWDVMTDPDTFMVLVTAEAVWKDAGWGAIVFLAALSAIDQNLYEAAAADGAGPWRRLWHITLPGLRPVIILLLIMRLGDALSVGFEQFILQREAVGRQAAEVLDTFVYYQAIVPQQWGLGAAAGLFKAAVGLILILAANKAAHRLGEQGVYAKS, encoded by the coding sequence ATGACCACCGACGAGAAGGCCGCCGACCGGGGGGCAGTCGGTCGCCGGGCTGCCGCTCGACGTGGCGGGGGTCGACCTGTCGCGGGTCGGCGGGGCGCCGGTCGGGGCAGGCGGCCGGGCCGGCGCACCCTGGCCGACCGGCTGCGCCGGGACTGGCCACTGCTGGTGATGGCCGCGCCCGCCGCGGTGCTGCTGTTGGTCTTCCACTACCTGCCGACGCTGGGCAACGTGATCGCCTTCCAGGACTACAACCCGTTCCTGGGCGACGATCCGCTCGACGCGTTCATCCACAGCGAGTGGATCGGGTTCGGCAACTTCGAGACCCTCTTCCGCGACCCCGCGTTCTGGGACGCGGTCCGCAACACCCTGACCATCACCGCGTTCCAGCTCGTCTTCTTCTTCCCACTGCCGATCCTGCTGGCGATCCTGCTCAACAGCGTGGTCTCCGGCCGGGTACGCGGCTTCGTGCAGAGCGTGGTGTACCTGCCGCACTTCTTCAGCTGGGTGCTGGTGGTCACCTTCTTCGTGCAGATGCTCGGTGGTGCCGGCCTGCTCGCGCAGGAGTTGCGCCAGGCCGGTTTCGAGCCGTGGGACGTGATGACCGACCCGGACACGTTCATGGTGCTGGTCACCGCCGAGGCGGTCTGGAAGGACGCCGGCTGGGGCGCGATCGTCTTCCTGGCCGCGCTGTCGGCGATAGACCAGAACCTGTACGAGGCCGCCGCCGCCGACGGTGCGGGCCCCTGGCGGCGGCTCTGGCACATCACCCTGCCCGGACTCCGGCCGGTGATCATCCTGCTGCTGATCATGCGGCTCGGTGACGCGCTCTCGGTCGGCTTCGAGCAGTTCATCCTGCAACGGGAGGCGGTCGGCCGGCAGGCCGCCGAGGTCCTCGACACCTTCGTCTACTACCAGGCGATCGTGCCCCAGCAGTGGGGCCTCGGAGCGGCGGCCGGACTGTTCAAGGCCGCCGTCGGACTGATCCTGATCCTGGCCGCGAACAAGGCCGCACACCGGCTCGGCGAGCAGGGGGTGTACGCGAAATCATGA
- a CDS encoding carbohydrate ABC transporter permease, producing the protein MSVTSTRHGGPARVEPPGRDWTGRIRDRWQRNRRQRGQWQRDRRRRERERRPAWAEAPTPIGRFGKGVLLTLLVLAVLGPIWAVVVTSLASRDTINEAGGIVLVPRELDISAYVTIFSGGTVTQAVWISTLVTVAGTAVSLVLTVLAAYGLSRPDSLAHRPLLFFFLLTFLIFPGLVPSYLVVTGLGLKNSLWSLILPSAISVFNLVVIRAFFMNVPGELVDSARIDGAGEFRILTRIMLPLSRAVVAVVGLFYAVGYWNSYFNAVLYLDDNDKFPIQRVLQSYLLAGQSPHVTGSVPNLPGISAYPPTLAIKMAVVVVTVIPAVVVYPFVQRHFTKGVLTGAVKG; encoded by the coding sequence ATGAGCGTCACGTCGACACGGCACGGTGGACCGGCGCGGGTCGAGCCTCCGGGCAGGGATTGGACCGGCCGCATCCGGGACCGGTGGCAGCGGAACCGGCGGCAGCGGGGCCAGTGGCAGCGGGACCGGCGTCGGCGGGAGCGGGAGCGCCGGCCGGCCTGGGCGGAGGCACCGACCCCGATCGGCCGGTTCGGCAAGGGTGTCCTGCTCACGCTGCTGGTGCTGGCCGTACTCGGGCCGATCTGGGCGGTGGTGGTGACCAGCCTCGCCTCCCGGGACACGATCAACGAGGCGGGCGGGATCGTGCTCGTGCCCCGAGAACTCGACATCTCGGCGTACGTGACGATCTTCTCCGGCGGGACGGTCACCCAGGCGGTCTGGATCAGCACCCTGGTCACCGTGGCCGGTACGGCGGTCAGCCTGGTGCTGACCGTGCTCGCCGCGTACGGGCTGTCCCGGCCGGACTCGCTGGCGCACCGGCCGCTGCTCTTCTTCTTCCTGCTGACGTTCCTGATCTTCCCCGGCCTGGTGCCGAGTTACCTGGTGGTGACCGGGCTGGGCCTGAAGAACAGCCTCTGGTCGCTGATCCTGCCCAGTGCGATCAGCGTGTTCAACCTGGTGGTGATCCGTGCCTTCTTCATGAACGTGCCGGGCGAGTTGGTGGACAGCGCCCGGATCGACGGGGCGGGAGAGTTCCGCATCCTGACCCGGATCATGCTGCCGCTGTCCCGGGCGGTGGTGGCGGTGGTCGGGCTGTTCTACGCGGTCGGCTACTGGAACTCGTACTTCAACGCGGTGCTCTATCTGGACGACAACGACAAGTTCCCGATCCAGCGGGTGTTGCAGAGCTACCTGCTCGCCGGCCAGTCCCCGCACGTCACCGGCAGCGTGCCCAACCTGCCGGGGATCAGCGCGTACCCGCCGACGCTGGCGATCAAGATGGCGGTCGTGGTGGTGACCGTGATCCCGGCGGTGGTGGTCTACCCGTTCGTGCAGCGCCACTTCACCAAGGGCGTGCTCACCGGGGCGGTCAAGGGCTGA
- a CDS encoding beta-galactosidase: MEASGLRWPKGIDGLCYGGDYNPEQWPPQVWAQDVALMRQARVNLVTVGVFAWSRLEPQPGRYDFDWLDRVLDLLHDGGIRVALATPTASPPPWFSAAHPDALPVTATGVRLHHGSRDTYCASAPAYRTAAGTITAALAERYRDHPALALWHVHNEYGTTCHCPYATEAFRRWLRDRHHSLDRVNDAWSTSFWSQHYTDWAQISTPRATQYLANPAQVLDFRRFWSDELLTAYAEQRDLLRAATPDVPVTTNYVFGNWVPVDHARWSSEVDLVAIDHYPSAADRGAEEQIAFAADLARSWARRVPPAVSAPAGVDVPTAGLEPSGDNGPGWLLLESAPNLIYTPGRMHSREPGRLARNSLAYVARGSGGAMFFQWRAPAGGAERFHSALVPHAGSDSRVFRETVELGRVLHELPAVRAGAVEASAAIGWDAECWWALDGPGLPTDRLDYLDEVRAAHRLLWRAGFSTDFVGPDQLTRDRFAPDRPDAAGSPDGFDSAGGPDPLAGYHLLVLPAFYLVSDVTAARIRAFVAGGGHLVVGYLSGVADEHGRVRLGGYPGAFREVLGIRVEEFHPLPANERYPLVGVEHAGRTGEPAAEATAEAGANVTGRLWTETVRLVGARTVFAYGDGRLAGQPAVTRHRYGKGVAWYVSTRLDDAAYRGLLTTAALAAGAAPTCPAAPDGVEAVRRRSPDGPSWLFLLNHDPEPRTVPLPQPAVPVNATGTVEPATEVVVPGGGYVVLREN; this comes from the coding sequence GTGGAGGCGAGCGGTTTGCGGTGGCCGAAGGGGATCGACGGGCTCTGTTACGGCGGGGACTACAACCCGGAGCAGTGGCCGCCGCAGGTCTGGGCGCAGGACGTGGCACTGATGCGGCAGGCGCGGGTCAACCTGGTCACCGTCGGGGTCTTCGCCTGGTCCCGGCTCGAACCACAACCGGGCCGGTACGACTTCGACTGGTTGGACCGGGTGCTGGACCTGCTGCACGACGGCGGGATCCGGGTCGCCCTGGCCACCCCGACCGCGTCCCCGCCACCGTGGTTCTCGGCGGCCCATCCCGACGCGCTCCCGGTCACCGCGACCGGCGTACGCCTGCACCACGGCAGCCGGGACACCTACTGCGCGAGCGCACCGGCCTACCGTACGGCCGCCGGGACGATCACCGCCGCGCTGGCCGAGCGCTACCGGGACCACCCCGCGCTGGCGCTGTGGCACGTGCACAACGAGTACGGCACCACCTGCCACTGCCCGTACGCGACCGAGGCGTTCCGGCGCTGGCTGCGGGACCGCCACCACAGTCTGGACCGGGTCAACGACGCCTGGAGCACGAGCTTCTGGAGCCAGCACTACACGGACTGGGCGCAGATCTCGACGCCCCGCGCCACCCAGTACCTGGCCAACCCGGCCCAGGTGCTCGACTTCCGCCGGTTCTGGTCCGACGAGTTGCTGACCGCGTACGCCGAGCAGCGCGACCTGCTCCGGGCCGCAACCCCGGACGTGCCGGTGACCACCAACTACGTCTTCGGGAACTGGGTCCCGGTCGACCACGCCCGCTGGTCGAGCGAGGTGGACCTGGTCGCGATCGACCACTACCCGTCGGCCGCCGACCGGGGCGCGGAGGAGCAGATCGCGTTCGCCGCCGACCTGGCCCGGTCCTGGGCCCGTCGGGTCCCGCCGGCCGTGTCCGCCCCGGCCGGTGTCGACGTCCCGACCGCCGGTCTCGAACCGTCCGGCGACAACGGGCCGGGGTGGTTGCTGCTGGAGAGCGCGCCGAACCTGATCTACACGCCCGGTCGGATGCACAGCCGGGAGCCGGGGCGGCTGGCCCGCAACAGCCTCGCGTACGTGGCCCGAGGGTCGGGTGGGGCGATGTTCTTCCAGTGGCGGGCACCGGCAGGTGGGGCGGAGCGCTTCCACTCGGCGCTGGTGCCGCACGCCGGGTCGGACAGCCGGGTGTTCCGGGAGACCGTCGAGCTGGGGCGCGTGCTGCACGAGCTGCCGGCGGTGCGGGCCGGGGCGGTCGAGGCGTCGGCGGCGATCGGGTGGGACGCCGAGTGCTGGTGGGCGCTGGACGGCCCCGGCCTGCCCACGGACCGGCTCGACTATCTCGACGAGGTCCGCGCGGCCCACCGGCTGCTGTGGCGGGCCGGCTTCAGCACCGACTTCGTCGGCCCGGACCAACTCACCCGGGACCGGTTCGCTCCCGACCGACCCGACGCGGCTGGCAGCCCGGACGGGTTCGACTCGGCCGGCGGCCCGGACCCGCTGGCCGGGTACCACCTGCTTGTCCTGCCCGCGTTCTACCTGGTCTCGGACGTGACCGCGGCGCGGATACGGGCCTTCGTCGCGGGTGGTGGGCACCTGGTGGTCGGTTACCTCAGCGGGGTCGCCGACGAGCACGGCCGGGTCCGGCTGGGCGGTTATCCGGGCGCGTTCCGGGAGGTGCTCGGCATCCGGGTGGAGGAGTTCCATCCTCTCCCCGCCAACGAGCGGTACCCCCTCGTCGGCGTCGAACATGCGGGGCGGACCGGGGAGCCGGCCGCCGAGGCAACGGCCGAGGCAGGCGCGAACGTCACCGGTCGACTGTGGACCGAGACCGTACGGCTGGTCGGGGCGCGGACCGTGTTCGCGTACGGCGACGGGCGGTTGGCCGGTCAGCCGGCGGTGACCCGACACCGGTACGGCAAGGGCGTGGCCTGGTACGTCTCCACCCGACTCGACGACGCCGCGTACCGGGGGTTGCTGACCACCGCGGCGCTGGCGGCCGGGGCGGCGCCGACCTGCCCGGCGGCGCCGGACGGGGTGGAGGCGGTCCGCCGCCGCTCGCCCGACGGCCCGAGCTGGCTGTTCCTGCTCAACCACGACCCCGAGCCGCGAACCGTGCCCCTGCCCCAACCGGCGGTGCCGGTGAACGCGACGGGAACGGTGGAACCGGCGACCGAAGTGGTCGTGCCGGGCGGCGGGTATGTCGTCCTGCGGGAGAACTGA